Proteins encoded in a region of the Neodiprion lecontei isolate iyNeoLeco1 chromosome 5, iyNeoLeco1.1, whole genome shotgun sequence genome:
- the LOC107217255 gene encoding neurofibromin isoform X3, with product MGTQKPGEWAHLLIARFEDQLPCRAGPQTTHSRINEEKNKKCLIQISRYRFSLVISGLTKMLQRVNELAPCGVGQRSFHFSDQDRHCYESIIIVLDTLERCLSNQPKDTTKFDETMNVKLLLREICQFIDVPNDSPQHAHLKNLASKVLFALSLNFFNAVFNRISARLQELSVSNEENPDYSDIELIQHINVDVHRLTRLLNETIQKFKQLKKSAHLVLINSLEKAIWNWMDTYPHEFANLQKKPNDDLSKVCGELFDILDTFADNKKGRAAAVWPLQIMLLILSPKVLEEIVNADSGAPCSPRHSKKKQFIDSVKRGLGMHGGSSRQLVEAAAVTCVKLCKASTYINILDSNNVAFTLVQNVINDLKALLFNPCKPFSRGQNYIAQDIDLMIDCFISCFRIKPHNNEALKVCLNLNFPSTYQFVLVSSLYKIITQPRLLWWPQIDLVYSRSAELRAMFTDALNKVAQGYISHAPLRMIQSLTLKGKEQSKYKDRGEDISGYRNLLLWMVRLIHADPMLMLNNQGKAGHEIQSSTLELINGLVSLVHQPTMPDVAHEAMEALLVLHHPDKIKAWNPEAPINTFWDVSSQVLFSISQKLIQHQIVNYTDILKWLREILVCRNAFLSQNKDYANVGSQIAICKQAHIKLEVVFFMYLWSIDMEAVLVAMSCFALLCEEADIRCGSDEVAVTCLLPNYHLYIELAQASTILTTASGESRIYYHEHNHGRAALQKRIMTLLRKIEHCVNGVQPAWEETFRNWELACRQLSNYRKTKSEDPQTEPSHRSTGKRRASHQNSEHELEEQINEWANMTGFLCAMGGVCLQRRSPSRPVSSLVSNSETKRSITLANPNQEVQYCPVTQFVFNLLRLLICNNEKFGAQIQKHVKELVGHEMSPALYPILFDQIKSIVEKFFDQQGQVVVSDLNTQFIEHTIFIMKNVLDSKTDQPSEHLGVTSIEGMMLAIVRYVRHLDMTVHAIHIKTKLCQLVEVMMKRRDDLAFRQEMKFRNKLVEYLTDWVMGTSHQIAPPSGGDVTVITSIYSRDLDQACMEAVGALLRGLPLQPEESDRGDLMEAKSQLFLKYFTLFMNLLNDCSESTEEKEVVTRQRVTAGKLSTLRNATIQAMSNLLSANIDSGLMHSIDLGYNRDLQTRAAFMEVLTKILQQGTEFDTLAETVLADRFEQLVQLVTMISDKGELPIAMALANVVTTNQMDELARVFVTLFDAKHLLSPLLWNMFYREVEVSDCMQTLFRGNSLGSKIMAFCFKIYGASYLQSLLEPLIKPLLEDPVTHFEVDSARIDINEDIEKNGRNLIALTQRVFDAIVSSADKFPPQLRSMCHCLYQVLSKRFPQCPQNNIGAVGTVIFLRFINPAIVSPQEMGIVSKQVPTPVKRGLMLMSKILQNIANHVEFSKEQHMLPFNDFLRAHFEIGRRFFIQIASDCETVDQANHPMSFISDTNVLALHRLLWNHQERIGDYLSSSRDHKAVGRRPFDKMATLLAYLGPPEHKPVDSNLLFSSFDRWSSIDMSSTNFEEIMVKHNMHEKEEFKSIKSLNIFYQAGTSKQGYPVFYYIARRYKIGETNGDLLIYHVILTLKPFCHSPFELVVDFTHTCSDNRFRTEFLQKWFYVLPEVAYENIHAAYIYNCNSWVREYTKFHDRILAPLKGNRKVVFIEAPGRLNDLIDLEQQKLPGATLSLDEDLKVFNNALKLSHKDTKVAIKVGPTAIQITSAEKCKVLSHAVLLNDVYYASEIEEVCLVDDNQFTLTIANESGPLSFIHNDCDSIVQAIIHIRNRWELSQPDSVTVHQKIRPKDVPGTLLNMALLNLGSSDPNLRTAAYNQLCALTATFDLKIEGQLLETSGLCIPSNNTIFIKSVSEKLATNEPHLTLEFLEECIQGFRVSNIELKHLCLEYMTPWLVNLVRFCKPSDESKRQKQVTQILEKLITLTIEEVQMYPSIQAKIWGSIGQVPELIDMVLDNFIQRSVRYGLGTPMVEIMADTAVALASANVQLVAKKVIGRLCRVVDKTCTSPTALLEQHAMWHDIAILARYLLMLSFNNCLDVGRHLPYLFHTVTFLVCSGSLSMRASTHGLVINIIHSLCTCTKPSFSEDTQRVLRLSLDEFSLPKFYLLFGISKVKSAAVTAFRSSYRHSNEKWFGNERSLSGGQDRERLALTSLEVITDALLEIMEACMRDIPDCDWLQTWTTLAKSFAFCFNPALQPRALIVFGCISKSITDQDIKQLLRILVKALESFDDIILLEAIVMCLTRLQPLLRPESPIHRSLFWVATSVLQLDEASLYASGLALLEQNLHTLDSQGIFDDKTLEQVMMSTREPLEWHFKQLDHAVGLSFKTNFHFALVGHLLKGYRHPTPTTVSRTARVLTMLLAIVAKPLRRDKFEVTPDSVAYLAALVSVSEEVRSRCHIRHSLGRAVAESGSTDFLDTLVPHNTDSTGGMTNPANRRQKSWDLLDQSAITQAKQQKQHTPHQRSFSVPTTKEAKPINDSEAKNRSARVSVSNENNVLLDPEVLTDFPTQTLVLTVLATLVKYSTDENETRILYQYLAEASVVFPKVFPVIHNLLDAKITSVLSSCHDQVILSAVQAIIQNMIACEDTSQQQLHFLQSCGFGGLWRFAGPYTKCNPTAESAELFVNCLEAMVETCLPVEEGEGMFNSEQSSRDERVSIGDSQYSSTLGVNSVSTMNVAATSSSSLNMVSPIEKESDILSTTSLDRYHTRGRKASLTTGNLIPASSGNGTGGIHLA from the exons ATGGGCACTCAAAAACCGGGCGAGTGGGCACATCTGCTGATTGCGCGTTTCGAGGACCAG CTCCCATGCCGTGCTGGTCCTCAAACAACACACTCTCGCATCaacgaagaaaagaataaaaaatgtctgaTCCAAATATCCCGTTACCGATTCTCGCTGGTTATTTCTGGCCTTACAAAAATGCTGCAACGTGTCAACGAGTTGGCACCTTGCGGTGTTGGTCAACGTTCATTCCATTTTTCCGATCAAGATCGTCACTGCTACGAATCGATTATCATAGTCTTGGATACGCTAGAACGCTGCCTCAGTAATCAACCCAAAGACACAACAAAGTTTGACGAAACGATGAATGTAAAACTATTGTTGAGAGAGATTTGCCAATTCATCG ATGTGCCCAATGACAGTCCGCAGCACGCGCATCTCAAGAATCTTGCCAGCAAGGTCCTCTTTGCCCTTAGtttaaatttcttcaatgcagTCTTTAATAGAATTTCAGCCAGACTTCAAGAGCTGTCAGTATCGAACGAAGAAAATCCAGATTACAGCGACATAGAACTTATACAGCATATCAACGTTGACGTTCATAGATTGACGAGGCTTTTAAATG AAACGATTCAGAAGTTCAAGCAGTTGAAAAAGTCGGCGCATCTTGTGCTGATAAATTCGCTAGAGAAGGCAATATGGAATTGGATGGATACTTACCCGCACGAGTTTGCCAATCTTCAGAAAAAGCCAAACGACGATTTGTCCAAAGTGTGTGGAGAGCTATTCGACATTCTAGACACATTTGCCGACAACAAAAAGGGCAGAGCAGCTGCCGTTTGGCCTCTACAGATAATGCTGCTGATTCTCTCTCCGAAAGTACTTGAAGAAATTGTAAACGCAGATTCGGGTGCGCCTTGTTCTCCTAGGCattcgaagaaaaaacagtTCATCGATAGCGTCAAGAGAGGGTTGGGCATGCACGGAGGTTCCAGCAGACAGCTAGTCGAAGCTGCCGCAGTAACATGTGTTAAACTTTGCAAGGCCTCTACTTACATAAACATATTAGATTCGAACAATGTTGCCTTTACCTTGGTACAAAATGTGATAAACGACTTGAAGGCCCTCCTCTTCAATCCATGCAAACCCTTCTCGCGTGGGCAGAATTACATTGCGCAAGACATTGATCTCATGATCGATTGCTTCATAAGTTGCTTTCGCATCAAACCCCACAACAACGAAGCGCTGAAAGTCTGTTTGAACTTAAACTTTCCTTCGACTTATCAGTTCGTCCTGGTCAGTTCGTTGTACAA GATAATCACACAGCCAAGATTACTTTGGTGGCCCCAGATAGATCTCGTCTATTCACGCAGCGCAGAACTGAGAGCCATGTTCACCGATGCTCTGAACAAGGTTGCTCAGGGTTACATATCGCACGCTCCGTTACGCATGATCCAGAGCTTGACACTCAAAGGCAAGGAACAAAGCAAGTACAAggatcggggagaagacatATCCGGATACAGGAATCTCCTTCTTTGGATGGTGCGACTGATTCACGCCGATCCCATGTTGATGTTGAAT AATCAAGGGAAAGCGGGCCATGAAATACAAAGCTCGACTCTCGAGCTGATCAACGGATTAGTTTCTCTGGTTCATCAGCCAACGATGCCAGATGTTGCGCACGAGGCGATGGAAGCTCTGCTGGTTCTGCACCACCCTGACAAAATTAAGGCGTGGAATCCCGAAGCTCCAATAAACACATTCTGGGATGTCAGTTCTCAAGTCCTTTTCTCCATATCACAAAAACTGATCCAACACCAAATAGTAAATTACACAGACATACTGAAGTGGCTTAGAGAAATACTCGTCTGTAGAAACGCTTTCCTTTCCCAAAACAAAGACTATGCCAACGTTGGCAGTCAAATCGCCATCTGTAAACAAGCTCACATTAAGTTGGAG GTGGTTTTCTTCATGTATTTATGGAGCATTGACATGGAAGCAGTTTTAGTCGCAATGTCATGCTTTGCACTCCTCTGTGAAGAAGCCGACATCCGTTGTGGCAGTGACGAGGTAGCAGTAACGTGCCTTTTACCAAACTACCACTTGTACATTGAACTTGCTCAGGCGTCGACAATCCTAACAACTG CCAGCGGAGAGAGTAGGATTTATTATCATGAACACAATCACG GTCGTGCTGCTCTGCAAAAAAGGATTATGACACTACTTAGAAAAATAGAACACTGCGTCAATGGTGTGCAACCT GCTTGGGAAGAGACATTCAGAAACTGGGAATTGGCTTGTCGGCAATTGTCAAATTACCGTAAAACAAAATCCGAGGATCCACAGACTGAACCATCGCACCGTAGCACTGGTAAACGGAGAGCTTCCCACCAAAATTCGGAGCACGAGTTAGAGGAACAGATAAACGAATGGGCAAACATGACTGGATTTTTATGTGCGATGGGCGGTGTGTGTCTCCAGAGGAGATCGCCCAGCAGGCCGGTGTCCAGTCTAGTTTCAAACTCTGAGACAAAGAGAAGCATTACCTTAGCAAATCCAAACCAGGAAGTGCAGTACTGCCCGGTAACGCAGTTTGTATTCAATCTCCTGAGGCTGTTGATATGCAACAACGAAAAGTTTGGCGCACAGATACAAAAGCACGTCAAGGAGTTGGTGGGACACGAAATGAGCCCAGCCTTGTACCCGATATTGTTTGACCAAATAAAGAGCATTGTAGAAAAGTTCTTCGACCAGCAAGGGCAGGTTGTTGTTTCGGATCTGAACACGCAGTTTATCGAGCACACAATATTTATTATGAAAAACGTTTTGGACTCGAAAACTGATCAGCCATCTGAACATCTCGGGGTAACCAGCATCGAAGGGATGATGCTTGCGATTGTCAGATATGTCAGACATTTGGACATGACCGTTCACGCAATACATATTAAAACCAAATTGTGTCAGTTGGTGGAGGTCATGATGAAGCGGCGCGACGATTTGGCCTTCAGACAGGAAATGAAGTTCAGGAATAAGTTGGTAGAGTATCTCACAGATTGGGTAATGGGCACCAGTCATCAAATTGCACCTCCCAGTGGCGGCGATGTGACTGTTATCACTAG TATTTACTCTAGGGATTTGGACCAGGCATGTATGGAGGCTGTTGGAGCGCTGTTACGTGGATTACCCCTTCAACCCGAGGAGTCAGATAGAGGTGACCTAATGGAGGCAAAGTCACAACTCTTCCTGAAGTACTTTACCCTATTCATGAATTTGCTGAATGACTGCAGTGAATCGACTGAAGAAAAAGAGGTTGTAACGAGGCAAAGAGTGACCGCCGGGAAACTGTCCACTCTTCGGAATGCTACAATTCAAGCAATGAGCAATCTCCTCAGTGCTAACATTGATAGCGGCCTTATGCATTCGATTG ACCTCGGCTACAACAGAGACCTTCAAACACGCGCCGCGTTCATGGAAGTACTTACGAAAATCCTTCAGCAAGGTACAGAGTTTGATACTCTAGCCGAAACTGTGCTGGCCGATAGATTCGAACAGCTTGTCCAGCTCGTTACCATGATCAGTGACAAGGGAGAGTTGCCAATCGCTATGGCCCTTGCCAACGTGGTCACTACCAACCAGATGGACGAATTGGCCAGAGTGTTCGTCACCTTGTTTGACGCAAAGCATTTGCTGTCACCTCTCCTTTGGAATATGTTTTACCGCGAAGTTGAAGTCTCTGACTGCATGCAAACCCTCTTCAGAGGGAATAGTCTGGGAAGCAAAATCATGGCATTCTGTTTCAAAATATATGGTGCTAGCTACTTGCAGAGCTTGTTGGAACCTTTAATAAAACCATTGCTAGAGGATCCGGTGACCCACTTTGAAGTTGACAGTGCGCGGATCGACATTAACGAAGACATTGAAAAAAACGGCCGAAATTTAATAGCTCTTACTCAAAGAGTATTTGACGCCATTGTGTCGTCAGCAGACAA ATTCCCTCCACAGTTACGATCGATGTGTCACTGTTTGTACCAAGTGCTGAGCAAGAGATTCCCACAGTGCCCACAAAATAATATCGGAGCTGTGGGTACGGTAATATTTTTGCGATTCATCAATCCAGCGATTGTTTCGCCGCAAGAAATGGGAATAGTCAGTAAGCAAGTTCCTACACCGGTCAAGAGAGGTCTGATGCTAATGTCCAAAATTCTGCAGAACATCGCGAATCATGTGGAATTTAGTAAAGAGCAGCACATGCTCCCGTTCAATGACTTCCTTAGAGCACACTTTGAAATTGGCAGGAGATTCTTCATACAAATTGCTTCTGATTGCGAAACAGTGGATCAGGCGAATCATCCTATGTCTTTCATATCAGATACCAATGTTTTGGCTTTGCACAGACTTCTGTGGAATCACCAGGAGAGGATTGGAGATTATTTGAGCAGCAGCCGAGACCATAAAGCCGTTGGCAGGAGGCCGTTTGACAAGATGGCTACATTACTGGCTTATTTAGGACCTCCAGAGCACAAGCCGGTAGATTCAAA TTTGCTATTTTCATCCTTCGATCGATGGTCAAGTATCGACATGTCATCAACAAACTTTGAGGAAATCATGGTAAAGCATAACATGCATGAAAAGGAAGAGTTCAAAAGTATCaaaagtttgaatattttctatcAAGCTGGAACAAGCAAGCAAGGCTATCCTGTGTTCTACTATATTGCTCGGAGATACAA AATTGGTGAAACAAACGGCGACCTGTTGATCTATCACGTGATACTTACTCTGAAGCCATTTTGTCACTCACCATTTGAGCTTGTAGTAGATTTTACTCATACTTGTTCGGACAATCGTTTCAGGACGGAATTTTTGCAGAAATGGTTTTACGTTCTTCCCGAAGTCGCGTATGAGAACATTCACGCggcttatatatataattgcaATAGCTGGGTCCGCGAGTACACAAAGTTTCACGATAGAATTCTAGCCCCTTTGAAGGGGAATCGAAAGGTGGTATTCATAGAAGCTCCCGGGAGGCTGAACGATCTGATCGATCTTGAACAGCAAAAATTACCTGGTGCGACACTGTCCCTAGACGAAGATCTCAAGGTGTTCAACAATGCGCTCAAACTCTCGCACAAGGACACAAAAGTTGCCATTAAAGTTGGCCCTACCGCAATTCAAATAACttctgctgaaaaatgcaaagTTCTGTCTCACGCGGTGTTGTTGAACGACGTTTATTACGCTTCTGAAATAGAGGAGGTCTGCTTGGTCGATGATAACCAGTTCACGCTCACAATAGCCAATGAATCTGGACCTCTTTCTTTCATACACAACGACTGTGATAGCATAGTGCAAGCTATTATTCATATAAGGAATCGGTGGGAGCTTTCCCAGCCAGATTCCGTAACTGTACACCAAAAAATACGCCCTAAAGACGTGCCTGGTACTCTGCTGAACATGGCTCTTCTGAATCTCGGTAGTTCAGATCCGAACCTGAGAACAGCGGCGTACAATCAGCTTTGCGCACTGACGGCGACGTTTGATCTCAAGATAGAAGGACAGCTATTAGAGACTTCAGGTCTGTGTATTCCCTCCAATaacacaatttttattaaatcagTTAGTGAAAAACTAGCGACAAACGAACCACATTTGACACTGGAGTTCCTCGAGGAGTGTATTCAAGGCTTCAGGGTATCAAATATAGAGTTGAAGCATTTGTGCCTAGAGTATATGACCCCGTGGCTGGTGAATCTCGTGAGGTTTTGCAAACCCTCTGACGAGAGCAAGCGTCAGAAACAGGTAACTCAGATATTGGAGAAGCTGATAACTCTGACTATTGAAGAGGTCCAAATGTATCCTAGTATACAAGCAAAGATTTGGGGAAGTATAGGTCAGGTACCAGAGCTGATCGATATGGTCCTAGACAACTTCATACAACGGAGTGTTAGATATGGGCTTGGAACACCCATGGTCGAAATTATGGCTGACACGGCCGTCGCTCTGGCTTCGGCGAATGTTCAGTTAGTGGCGAAAAAGGTCATTGGACGACTTTGCAGGGTCGTTGACAAGACGTGCACCTCTCCAACTGCTTTGCTGGAGCAGCACGCAATGTGGCATGACATTGCCATTCTGGCCCGATACTTGCTCATGCTATCCTTCAACAATTGCTTGGACGTGGGGCGGCATCTTCCGTACCTGTTTCACACTGTAACCTTCTTAGTTTGCTCCGGGAGTTTGAGCATGAGGGCATCGACTCATGGATTAGTGATTAACATTATTCATTCCTTGTGTACCTGTACCAAACCCTCCTTTTCGGAGGATACTCAAAGAGTGCTAAGACTTAGTTTGGACGAGTTTTCCCTCCCAAAGTTCTACCTGCTATTTGGTATAAGCAAAGTTAAGTCAGCTGCCGTTACTGCCTTTAGGTCAAGCTACAGGCATTCCAATGAAAAGTGGTTTGGAAATGAACGCAGCTTGTCCGGTGGACAGGACAGAGAAAGGTTGGCTCTCACTAGTTTAGAGGTGATCACCGATGCACTTCTTGAAATAATGGAGGCCTGTATGAGGGACATTCCTGACTGTGATTGGCTCCAGACTTGGACAACCTTAGCAAAGAGTTTTGCCTTTTGCTTCAATCCAGCTCTACAGCCCAGAGCTCTCATCGTCTTTGGCTGTATAAGTAAGAGCATTACAGATCAAGATATAAAACAATTGCTAAGGATACTTGTCAAGGCCCTCGAAAGTTTCGACGACATTATTCTTCTCGAGGCTATAGTTATGTGTTTGACTCGACTTCAACCCCTTCTTAGGCCC GAATCTCCGATACATCGTTCCCTCTTCTGGGTTGCAACCTCGGTATTACAACTCGATGAGGCTTCTCTTTATGCATCTGGGCTGGCATTACTTGAACAGAACTTGCATACACTTGATTCTCAAGGGATATTCGATGATAAG ACTTTGGAACAAGTTATGATGTCTACTCGGGAGCCTTTAGAATGGCATTTTAAGCAACTGGACCACGCAGTTGGTCTGTCCTTCAAAACAAACTTCCACTTTGCTCTGGTAGGGCATTTATTGAAGGGCTATCGACATCCGACTCCTACAACTGTTTCCAGAACAGCGAGAGTGCTGACTATGCTATTGGCCATTGTTGCTAAACCCCTTAGGCGAGACAAGTTTGAAGTGACACCGGATAGTGTGGCTTATCTAGCTG CCTTGGTGTCAGTCTCTGAAGAAGTACGCAGTAGGTGTCATATTCGCCATTCGTTGGGTCGCGCAGTTGCAGAATCCGGAAGCACTGACTTCCTAGATACTCTAGTGCCGCACAATACC GATTCTACTGGCGGCATGACGAATCCCGCGAATCGAAGGCAAAAGTCGTGGGATCTCCTGGATCAATCGGCAATCACACAAGCGAAACAGCAGAAGCAGCACACGCCGCATCAG AGATCGTTCTCCGTGCCGACCACGAAGGAGGCCAAGCCGATCAACGACTCGGAAGCGAAG AATCGAAGTGCTAGAGTTAGCGTCAGTAACGAAAATAACGTACTACTGGACCCTGAGGTGCTGACGGATTTCCCCACTCAAACACTGGTACTCACCGTTCTGGCCACGCTAGTCAAGTATTCCACAGATGAAAACGAGACCAGAATTCTTTATCAGTACCTTGCAGAGGCCTCAGTCGTATTTCCAAAGGTGTTTCCAGTTAT CCACAATCTACTGGATGCCAAAATCACCAGCGTTTTATCTTCCTGTCACGACCAAGTGATACTGAGTGCAGTCCAGGCTATTATTCAGAATATGATAGCCTGCGAGGATACGAGTCAACAGCaattgcattttttgcaaAGTTGTGGTTTTGGTGGGTTGTGGAGATTCGCGGGGCCTTACACGAAG TGTAACCCGACTGCTGAGAGTGCTGAACTATTCGTCAACTGCTTGGAAGCAATGGTCGAGACTTGTCTGCCGGTTGAAGAAGGTGAAGGTATGTTCAACAGCGAGCAAAGTTCGAGGGATGAGCGGGTGAGCATTGGTGATAGTCAATACTCTAGCACGTTGGGAGTCAATTCTGTATCGACCATGAACGTGGCTGCAACTAGTTCCAGCAGTCTGAACATGGTTAGTCcgatagagaaagagagcgatATACTCAGTACAACGTCGCTCGACCGCTACCA CACACGAGGAAGAAAGGCAAGCTTGACCACGGGGAACTTGATTCCAGCCAGTAGCGGCAATGGGACAGGAGGCATACATCTCGCCTAG